One window of Streptococcus troglodytae genomic DNA carries:
- a CDS encoding GntR family transcriptional regulator produces the protein MLPAYIRIHDQIKKEIDEGLWKIGDRLPSERDLAERFEVSRMTLRQAITLLVEEGILERRVGSGTYIASSRVQEKMRGTTSFTEIVKSQGKTPSTKLISYRRVHPSEQEIKFLEIKPKSYIIRMERVRYADDIPVVFEVTAIPEKIIKSFKKEAITKHFFKTLTDHGFVIGKSQQTISASNANEMTADYLAISRGHAVLTLAQVSYFENGMPFEYVRSQYVGERFEFYLENK, from the coding sequence ATGTTACCGGCTTATATTCGCATTCATGATCAGATCAAAAAAGAGATTGATGAAGGTCTTTGGAAAATCGGCGATCGTCTTCCTAGCGAACGCGATTTGGCAGAACGATTTGAAGTTAGCCGAATGACGCTCCGACAGGCTATAACACTCCTTGTTGAAGAAGGAATTTTAGAGCGTCGAGTGGGAAGCGGTACTTACATCGCTAGCAGTCGTGTTCAAGAAAAAATGCGTGGGACAACTAGTTTTACAGAAATTGTCAAATCACAAGGCAAAACACCTTCGACCAAATTAATTTCTTACCGGCGGGTTCATCCAAGCGAACAAGAAATAAAATTTTTAGAGATTAAACCCAAATCTTATATTATCCGAATGGAGCGAGTTCGCTATGCAGATGATATTCCTGTTGTTTTTGAAGTGACGGCTATTCCGGAAAAGATTATTAAGAGTTTCAAAAAGGAAGCTATTACCAAGCATTTCTTTAAAACGTTGACCGATCATGGTTTTGTTATCGGAAAAAGTCAGCAAACAATTTCTGCCAGCAATGCTAATGAAATGACGGCTGATTATTTAGCGATCTCGCGTGGGCATGCAGTACTAACCTTGGCTCAAGTTTCCTATTTTGAAAATGGTATGCCTTTTGAATATGTCCGCAGCCAATATGTCGGTGAGCGTTTTGAGTTTTATTTAGAAAATAAGTAA
- a CDS encoding GntR family transcriptional regulator: METKERMISSPRYQKVAIGIAQRIVDGKFPLGQKIKSRSTLASYFNVSPETARKAINVLADLDIVSIRQGSGVIVVSRDKAIEYLEKFEATAGLKEMKQDIQKSLLKQKQELDAMNKMMDTFLSQASLIRKKFPFEPFELLLDHDSANLNKSLADLNLWHQTGATVVALKSKGELLLSPGPYATVRKGDILYFVGDDLAFSRMKNLFDIL; the protein is encoded by the coding sequence ATGGAAACAAAAGAAAGAATGATCAGCAGTCCTCGTTATCAAAAGGTAGCTATTGGGATTGCTCAGCGAATTGTTGATGGGAAATTTCCTTTAGGACAAAAGATAAAATCACGTTCAACTTTAGCCAGCTATTTTAATGTCTCGCCTGAAACAGCCAGAAAAGCCATTAATGTTTTAGCCGATTTAGATATTGTTTCAATCAGGCAAGGCAGCGGCGTTATTGTTGTCTCAAGAGATAAAGCAATAGAATATTTAGAAAAATTTGAAGCAACAGCAGGCTTAAAAGAAATGAAACAAGATATTCAAAAAAGCCTGTTAAAACAAAAACAAGAGCTTGATGCTATGAATAAAATGATGGATACTTTTTTATCGCAAGCTAGCCTCATTCGTAAAAAGTTTCCTTTTGAACCTTTTGAACTTTTATTGGATCATGATAGTGCTAATCTTAATAAAAGTTTGGCAGATTTAAATTTATGGCATCAGACAGGAGCAACGGTTGTAGCTCTTAAAAGTAAGGGAGAATTACTTTTATCCCCCGGCCCATACGCGACTGTCAGAAAAGGAGATATCCTTTACTTTGTTGGAGATGACCTTGCTTTTTCACGAATGAAAAATCTTTTTGACATCTTATGA
- a CDS encoding quaternary amine ABC transporter ATP-binding protein has protein sequence MNKLEIKHLTKIFGKKQKAALEMIKEQKSKTEILEKTGATVGVYDVSFDVKEGEVFVIMGLSGSGKSTLVRLLNRLIEPSSGDVYINGKDIAKMNTEELREVRRHTLNMVFQNFGLFPHKTILENTEFGLELRGVPKEECVELAERALDNSNLLAFKDQYPSQLSGGMQQRVGLARALANDPEILLMDEAFSALDPLIRKEMQDELLDLQEKVQKTIIFITHDLNEALRIGDRIALMKDGHIMQIGTGEEILTEPANDFVREFVEDVDRSKVLTAQNIMIKPLTTAVETDGPQVALTRMHNEEVSMLMATNRRRQLMGSLSAEAAIEARRKGLSLKDAVDPNVRTVSKDTVITDIMPLIYDSAAPIAVTDDNNRLLGVIIKGRVIEALANTKDDTEAEGEEE, from the coding sequence TTGAATAAACTTGAAATAAAGCATCTCACCAAAATTTTTGGTAAAAAACAAAAAGCAGCGCTTGAGATGATTAAAGAACAAAAAAGTAAAACAGAAATACTTGAAAAAACAGGGGCAACCGTTGGAGTCTATGATGTTAGTTTTGATGTCAAAGAAGGAGAAGTCTTTGTTATTATGGGGCTCTCTGGATCTGGGAAATCAACTCTGGTGCGCCTTTTGAATCGCTTGATTGAACCTTCTTCAGGAGATGTTTATATTAATGGTAAAGACATCGCTAAAATGAATACAGAAGAACTTCGTGAAGTGAGACGTCACACTCTTAACATGGTTTTTCAAAATTTTGGACTTTTTCCCCATAAAACAATCTTGGAAAATACAGAATTCGGTTTAGAATTAAGGGGCGTTCCTAAAGAAGAATGTGTTGAATTAGCTGAACGTGCTCTTGATAATTCTAATCTTTTAGCTTTTAAAGATCAGTATCCTAGTCAGCTGTCCGGAGGAATGCAGCAACGTGTTGGCTTGGCGCGCGCTCTTGCTAATGATCCAGAAATTCTATTGATGGATGAAGCTTTTTCCGCACTTGACCCTTTGATTCGTAAGGAAATGCAAGATGAGTTGTTAGACTTACAAGAAAAAGTGCAAAAAACGATCATTTTCATCACCCATGATTTAAACGAAGCGCTTAGAATTGGTGATCGTATCGCTCTTATGAAAGATGGACATATCATGCAAATAGGTACCGGAGAAGAGATTCTAACGGAACCGGCCAATGATTTCGTTCGCGAATTCGTTGAAGATGTTGATCGTTCTAAAGTTCTAACGGCTCAGAATATTATGATTAAGCCTTTAACAACAGCTGTTGAAACAGATGGCCCCCAAGTTGCTCTCACAAGAATGCACAATGAGGAAGTCAGTATGTTAATGGCAACTAATCGTCGTCGTCAATTGATGGGGTCACTTTCAGCCGAAGCTGCTATTGAGGCTAGACGTAAGGGGCTTTCTTTAAAGGATGCTGTTGATCCTAACGTTCGAACTGTTTCTAAAGATACAGTTATTACAGATATTATGCCCTTAATCTATGATTCTGCTGCACCGATCGCAGTGACAGATGATAATAATCGTCTATTGGGTGTTATCATTAAAGGTCGAGTTATTGAAGCTCTCGCTAATACAAAGGATGATACAGAAGCAGAAGGAGAGGAAGAATAG
- a CDS encoding ABC transporter permease/substrate binding protein translates to MNLILQGKLPVADWIEDLTNWLTHTFSGLFNLIQSVGNFIMDGITNTLLFVNPLLLIILVTLVAFFLARKKWTLPTFTLLGLLFIYNQGLWDDLVNTFTLVLVSSFISIVIGIPLGIWMAKNNTVKQIINPILDFMQTMPAFVYLIPAVAFFGIGIVPGVFASVIFALPPTVRFTNLAIREIPTELIEAADAFGSTSRQKLFKVELPLAKNTIMAGINQTIMLALSMVVTGSMIGAPGLGRGVLSALQHADIGSGFVNGLALVILAIVIDRFSQTANQRTKDANQKKNKTNTIIALAALVLFVFAGIARLFVQGQSAGGGQTIKLSYVEWDSEVASTNVLAQVLKDQGYKVEMTPLDNAVMWQSVSKGETDAMVSAWLPNTHGDQYKKYKNNIVDLGPNLKGVKLGLAVPTYMKNVNRIEDLTDQADKKITGIEPGAGIMKAANKALKSYSNLSDWKLVSASTGAMTTALDQAYKNKKDIVVTAWSPHWMFAKYKLKYLKDPKKDFGSVESIHSITRKGLKKDIPNANKIIDKFNWTQKDMEAVMLDINNGMSPEKAAKKWIKEHPKKVASWTSNK, encoded by the coding sequence TTGAATTTAATATTACAAGGAAAACTACCTGTTGCTGATTGGATTGAGGATTTGACCAACTGGTTGACACATACCTTTTCTGGTTTGTTTAATCTTATTCAGTCAGTCGGAAACTTTATTATGGATGGGATTACAAATACACTCTTATTTGTTAATCCTTTGCTGTTAATTATTCTAGTGACGCTTGTCGCCTTTTTCTTAGCTAGAAAAAAATGGACCTTACCAACTTTCACCTTGTTGGGCTTACTTTTTATCTATAATCAAGGTCTTTGGGATGATTTAGTCAATACCTTCACCTTAGTATTGGTATCTAGTTTTATTTCTATTGTGATTGGTATTCCCTTAGGGATTTGGATGGCAAAAAACAATACTGTCAAGCAAATTATCAATCCTATTTTGGATTTTATGCAAACCATGCCGGCTTTTGTTTATTTAATTCCTGCCGTCGCCTTCTTTGGTATTGGTATTGTACCCGGTGTTTTTGCATCTGTTATTTTTGCTTTGCCGCCTACTGTTCGTTTTACTAATCTTGCCATTCGTGAAATTCCAACGGAATTGATTGAAGCGGCTGATGCTTTTGGTAGTACTTCGCGCCAAAAATTATTTAAAGTTGAACTGCCTCTTGCTAAAAATACAATTATGGCTGGTATCAATCAAACGATTATGCTGGCGCTCTCAATGGTAGTGACAGGATCTATGATCGGAGCTCCGGGGCTAGGTCGTGGTGTTTTATCTGCTTTGCAACACGCTGATATTGGTTCAGGTTTTGTTAATGGACTTGCCTTGGTGATTTTAGCGATTGTTATTGATCGTTTTAGTCAGACCGCCAATCAAAGAACAAAAGATGCTAATCAAAAAAAGAACAAAACAAATACGATTATTGCTTTGGCTGCACTTGTTCTGTTTGTCTTTGCGGGAATTGCCCGACTCTTTGTTCAAGGGCAATCAGCAGGTGGTGGTCAGACAATTAAATTGTCATATGTGGAATGGGATTCTGAGGTTGCTTCCACAAATGTTTTAGCTCAGGTCTTGAAAGATCAAGGATACAAAGTAGAAATGACTCCCCTTGATAATGCCGTTATGTGGCAGTCAGTGTCTAAAGGTGAAACTGATGCAATGGTCAGTGCTTGGCTACCAAACACTCATGGTGATCAGTATAAAAAATATAAGAATAATATCGTTGATTTAGGACCTAATCTTAAGGGGGTTAAATTAGGTCTAGCTGTACCAACTTATATGAAAAACGTTAATCGTATCGAAGATTTGACTGATCAAGCTGATAAAAAGATTACTGGTATCGAACCTGGTGCAGGTATCATGAAAGCTGCTAACAAAGCATTGAAATCCTACAGCAATTTATCAGATTGGAAATTGGTTTCTGCTTCGACAGGTGCAATGACAACAGCTTTAGATCAAGCATATAAGAATAAAAAAGATATTGTTGTAACTGCTTGGTCTCCACACTGGATGTTTGCTAAATATAAACTGAAATATCTAAAAGATCCGAAAAAAGACTTTGGTAGCGTTGAAAGTATCCATTCTATTACACGAAAAGGTCTGAAGAAAGATATACCAAATGCAAATAAAATTATTGACAAGTTCAATTGGACGCAAAAAGACATGGAAGCAGTTATGCTTGACATCAATAATGGTATGTCTCCAGAAAAAGCAGCTAAAAAATGGATTAAAGAACATCCTAAGAAGGTTGCATCTTGGACAAGTAATAAATAA
- a CDS encoding putative DNA-binding protein yields MNALFEFYAALLTDKQMNYIELYYADDYSLAEIAEEFDVSRQAVYDNIKRTEKILEDYEMKLHMYSDYVVRSEIFDAIVKKYPNDPYLQDKISILTTIDNRD; encoded by the coding sequence ATGAATGCGCTTTTTGAATTTTATGCGGCGCTTTTGACAGATAAGCAAATGAATTATATTGAGCTATATTATGCAGATGATTATAGCTTAGCTGAAATTGCTGAAGAATTTGACGTTAGTCGCCAAGCTGTTTATGATAATATCAAGCGAACTGAAAAAATTTTAGAAGACTATGAAATGAAACTTCATATGTATTCTGATTACGTCGTCCGCAGTGAAATTTTTGATGCTATAGTGAAAAAATATCCTAATGATCCTTATCTGCAGGACAAGATTTCCATATTGACGACTATTGATAATAGAGACTAA
- the ffh gene encoding signal recognition particle protein has protein sequence MAFESLTERLQGVFKNLRGKRKLSEKDVQEVTKEIRLALLEADVALPVVKEFIKRVRERAIGHEVIDTLDPSQQIIKIVDEELTAVLGSETAEIEKSSKIPTIIMMVGLQGAGKTTFAGKLANKLVKEENARPLMIAADIYRPAAIDQLKTLGQQINVPVFDMGTEHSAVEIVSQGLAQAKENRNDYVLIDTAGRLQIDEKLMTELRDIKALANPNEILLVVDSMIGQEAANVAREFNQQLEVTGVILTKIDGDTRGGAALSVRQITGKPIKFTGTGEKITDIETFHPDRMSSRILGMGDLLTLIEKASQDYDEQKSAELAEKMRENSFDFNDFIEQLDQVQNMGPMEDILKMIPGMANNPALANVKVDESEIARKRAIVSSMTPEERENPDLLTPSRRRRIASGSGNTFVNVNKFIKDFNQAKKMMQGVMSGDMNKVMKQMGINPNNMPKNMDSSALEGMMGQGSMPDMSALSGANMDMSQMFGGGLKGKVGEFAMKQSMKKMAKKMKKAKKRRK, from the coding sequence ATGGCTTTTGAAAGTTTAACCGAACGTTTACAAGGTGTCTTTAAAAATTTACGCGGCAAACGCAAACTCTCTGAAAAAGATGTACAGGAAGTCACCAAAGAAATCCGCCTCGCTTTATTAGAAGCTGATGTCGCCTTACCTGTCGTTAAAGAATTTATTAAGCGTGTTCGTGAACGCGCTATTGGACATGAGGTTATTGATACCTTAGATCCTTCTCAACAAATCATTAAAATCGTTGACGAAGAGCTGACAGCGGTCCTTGGCTCTGAAACGGCTGAAATTGAAAAATCGTCTAAAATTCCGACCATTATCATGATGGTCGGTCTTCAAGGGGCCGGTAAAACCACTTTCGCTGGCAAACTTGCTAATAAGCTAGTTAAAGAAGAAAATGCGCGTCCTCTGATGATCGCTGCTGATATTTATCGGCCAGCTGCCATTGACCAGTTAAAAACTTTGGGACAACAAATTAATGTGCCAGTTTTTGATATGGGAACAGAGCATTCAGCCGTTGAGATTGTAAGTCAAGGTCTGGCTCAAGCCAAAGAAAATCGTAACGACTATGTTTTAATTGATACAGCCGGTCGTTTACAAATTGATGAGAAATTAATGACTGAGCTGCGTGATATCAAAGCTTTAGCCAATCCTAATGAAATTCTCTTGGTTGTTGATAGTATGATCGGTCAAGAAGCCGCAAATGTTGCACGCGAATTCAACCAACAATTAGAAGTCACTGGGGTTATTCTTACAAAAATTGATGGGGATACTCGCGGCGGTGCTGCGCTTTCCGTTCGTCAAATCACTGGAAAACCAATTAAATTCACTGGTACTGGCGAAAAGATTACCGATATTGAAACCTTCCATCCAGATCGCATGTCCTCTCGGATTTTGGGAATGGGAGACTTGCTTACCTTAATTGAGAAGGCTAGTCAGGATTATGATGAACAAAAATCAGCTGAATTAGCTGAAAAAATGCGTGAAAATTCCTTTGATTTCAATGATTTCATCGAACAATTAGATCAAGTTCAAAACATGGGACCAATGGAAGATATTCTTAAAATGATTCCTGGTATGGCTAATAATCCAGCTCTTGCCAATGTCAAAGTTGATGAAAGTGAAATTGCTAGAAAGCGTGCCATCGTATCATCAATGACACCTGAAGAACGTGAGAATCCTGACCTCTTAACTCCGAGCCGCAGACGTCGTATTGCTTCTGGTTCTGGTAATACTTTTGTTAATGTCAATAAATTCATCAAAGATTTTAATCAGGCTAAGAAGATGATGCAAGGTGTCATGTCTGGTGATATGAATAAGGTCATGAAACAAATGGGGATTAATCCTAATAATATGCCTAAAAACATGGACTCATCAGCTCTTGAAGGAATGATGGGACAAGGCAGTATGCCAGATATGTCAGCTTTGAGCGGTGCTAATATGGATATGAGTCAAATGTTTGGTGGGGGACTCAAAGGAAAAGTTGGCGAATTTGCTATGAAACAATCTATGAAGAAAATGGCTAAAAAAATGAAAAAAGCCAAAAAACGCAGAAAATAA
- a CDS encoding SatD family protein yields the protein MIYIAIIGDLISSKTIINRPKSQKQLQNLLNQINKKYKELLKSAFTITTGDEFQALLLPNPQLFQIIDEIALGFKPYQIRFGVGSGSILTEINPEQSIGSDGPAYWRARAAIDYIHDKNDYGSNHLAVDLEDTETSQQINAILAACEFIKSKWTVTQYEVIDSLLQAGIYEEKFSHKKMAEKLDLSPSSFNKRLKSSGLKIYLRNKRVATTLLLNAIRKEKR from the coding sequence ATGATTTACATCGCTATTATTGGCGATCTCATTTCTTCAAAAACAATAATCAATCGCCCTAAAAGTCAAAAACAATTGCAAAATCTCTTAAATCAAATTAATAAAAAATACAAAGAACTATTAAAATCAGCTTTTACCATTACAACTGGTGATGAATTTCAAGCTTTATTGCTTCCTAATCCTCAACTTTTTCAAATTATTGATGAGATTGCACTTGGTTTCAAACCTTACCAAATTCGTTTTGGAGTGGGAAGCGGCAGTATTTTAACTGAAATTAACCCCGAACAGAGTATCGGTTCAGATGGACCTGCTTACTGGCGTGCCAGAGCCGCTATTGATTATATTCATGATAAAAATGATTATGGCAGTAACCATTTAGCAGTTGATTTAGAAGACACAGAAACGAGCCAACAAATCAATGCTATTTTAGCTGCCTGTGAATTTATAAAATCAAAGTGGACAGTTACTCAATACGAAGTGATTGACAGCTTATTACAAGCAGGGATTTATGAGGAAAAATTCTCTCACAAAAAAATGGCGGAAAAACTTGACTTAAGTCCCAGCAGTTTCAATAAACGCCTAAAGTCCAGCGGATTAAAAATATACCTCAGAAATAAAAGGGTGGCTACGACCTTATTGTTAAATGCCATTAGGAAGGAGAAGAGATGA
- a CDS encoding DUF3307 domain-containing protein, with product MTKLNVISQFLSSNPVLTLLLIAHFLADFQWQSQKMADLKSSDWTYLIRHLIIVALPLILLSVVIPHSFLVLSLIFLSHVLIDSGKLLLNSFYKDRAFAKAVFLIDQSLHIIMMVVFYQFYTKINIHWLSDFQYFLKLMLFLILITKPVNIIFKLFFSKYQVKDNIEDETITGAGATIGLLERLIMGIFLLFGQFASIGLVFTAKSIARYDKIAKNQAFSEYYLIGSLFSIICVLIIYAICLI from the coding sequence ATGACTAAACTAAATGTTATATCACAGTTTTTGTCAAGCAATCCTGTCTTAACGCTCCTTTTAATAGCTCATTTTTTGGCTGATTTTCAGTGGCAAAGTCAGAAAATGGCTGATTTAAAATCTTCCGACTGGACTTATCTTATCAGACATCTTATCATTGTTGCTTTACCTTTAATATTACTTAGTGTTGTGATTCCTCATTCTTTTTTGGTATTATCTTTGATTTTTCTCAGTCATGTTCTTATTGATAGTGGTAAATTACTGTTAAACTCATTCTACAAGGATAGGGCATTTGCCAAAGCTGTTTTTCTCATTGATCAAAGTCTGCATATCATTATGATGGTTGTCTTTTATCAATTTTATACAAAAATAAACATACACTGGCTTAGTGATTTTCAGTATTTTTTAAAGTTAATGCTGTTTCTTATTCTCATCACTAAACCAGTAAATATTATTTTTAAGCTTTTCTTTAGTAAATATCAAGTTAAAGATAATATTGAAGATGAAACCATTACAGGGGCTGGTGCGACGATTGGCTTATTAGAGCGGCTGATTATGGGAATTTTTCTCTTATTTGGACAATTCGCTTCCATTGGTTTAGTGTTTACAGCGAAATCTATTGCTCGTTATGATAAAATCGCTAAGAATCAAGCTTTTTCAGAATACTATCTTATCGGTTCTCTATTTAGTATTATTTGTGTTTTAATCATTTATGCTATCTGTTTAATCTAA